The Sulfurimonas hydrogeniphila genome includes a window with the following:
- the purH gene encoding bifunctional phosphoribosylaminoimidazolecarboxamide formyltransferase/IMP cyclohydrolase codes for MKKRALVSVSDKNGVVDFCKSLVKNEYEIISTGGTYRLLKENGVDAIEIDEITKFPECFEGRVKTLNPFVHGGILHRRDKQSHLDQAKELGVEAIDLVCVNLYPFKETIEKTDDFDEIIENIDIGGPAMVRSAAKNFDAVLIVTNVQDYDIVIDAIENEKNTKEFRRGFMIKAYEHTAAYDSMIANYMNERFNEGFGEKQFIVGNKVMNTRYGENPHQKGALYEFDKHFSNNFKTLKGEASFNNLNDLNGAVKIAAAFGNENAVCISKHGNPCGFAIKDTLLEAYTEALKCDPVSAFGGVVAVNGTVDKALAEKMNEIFIEVIIAGRITEEAQEVFAAKKRIKLFEMGADNLILANDKKDFKHIDGGFIFQDADKVQDDEVKNAKLMSKNAATPEEMKDLEIAYKVASLTKSNCVVYVKNSAMVAVGMGMTSRVDAAQCALKKAKDMGLDVTGAALASEAFFPFRDSIDAAAAAGVKNIIEPGGSIRDEEIIAAADEFGMSLYFSGIRHFLH; via the coding sequence ATGAAAAAAAGAGCATTAGTAAGTGTAAGTGACAAAAACGGTGTTGTAGATTTTTGTAAATCATTGGTAAAAAATGAGTATGAGATAATTTCTACCGGCGGAACATACAGGTTGTTGAAAGAAAATGGGGTGGATGCTATTGAAATTGATGAGATAACAAAGTTTCCCGAATGTTTTGAAGGGCGTGTGAAAACTTTAAATCCTTTTGTTCACGGTGGGATTTTGCATCGTCGTGACAAACAGTCACATTTGGACCAGGCAAAAGAGCTTGGGGTTGAAGCGATTGATCTGGTATGTGTCAACCTTTATCCGTTTAAGGAAACAATAGAAAAAACGGATGATTTTGATGAAATTATAGAAAATATTGACATTGGCGGTCCGGCAATGGTTCGCTCGGCTGCAAAAAACTTTGATGCTGTTCTAATTGTAACAAATGTACAAGATTATGACATCGTTATTGATGCGATTGAGAATGAAAAAAATACAAAAGAGTTTCGCCGCGGTTTTATGATTAAGGCGTATGAACATACTGCAGCCTATGATTCAATGATTGCAAACTACATGAATGAACGTTTCAACGAAGGTTTCGGCGAAAAACAGTTTATTGTTGGCAATAAAGTAATGAACACTCGTTATGGTGAAAATCCTCATCAAAAAGGTGCCCTCTATGAATTTGACAAACATTTTTCAAATAATTTTAAGACACTCAAAGGCGAAGCAAGTTTTAACAACTTAAATGATTTAAACGGTGCGGTTAAAATTGCAGCTGCCTTTGGGAATGAAAATGCTGTTTGTATCTCAAAACACGGTAATCCCTGTGGCTTTGCAATTAAAGATACATTACTCGAAGCATATACAGAAGCACTCAAATGTGACCCTGTATCTGCTTTTGGCGGTGTGGTTGCCGTTAATGGCACAGTTGACAAAGCATTGGCAGAAAAAATGAATGAAATATTTATTGAAGTGATTATAGCAGGACGTATTACCGAAGAAGCACAGGAAGTATTTGCAGCAAAGAAAAGAATCAAACTTTTTGAGATGGGTGCGGATAACTTAATACTGGCGAATGATAAAAAAGACTTTAAGCACATTGACGGCGGATTTATTTTCCAGGATGCGGACAAGGTGCAGGATGATGAAGTGAAAAATGCAAAACTTATGAGTAAAAATGCAGCAACACCTGAAGAGATGAAAGATCTTGAAATTGCCTATAAGGTAGCATCCCTGACAAAATCAAACTGTGTCGTTTATGTGAAAAATTCCGCAATGGTTGCTGTCGGTATGGGAATGACCAGCCGTGTAGATGCTGCACAGTGTGCGCTTAAAAAAGCAAAAGATATGGGGCTTGACGTAACAGGCGCAGCCCTTGCCAGCGAAGCATTCTTTCCGTTTCGTGACTCTATAGATGCAGCCGCGGCAGCAGGGGTCAAAAATATTATAGAACCAGGAGGCTCTATTCGCGACGAAGAAATAATAGCTGCAGCCGATGAATTTGGTATGAGTCTCTACTTTTCAGGTATCCGCCACTTCTTACATTAA
- a CDS encoding IS110 family transposase, which translates to MHYYVGIDIAKGFHVACVVNQDDKVIKKSLKFSNDENGFNELLLLLNSIDEVSTFTIGMEATGIFFENLYLYLSEKGFNVLLLNPYQTNRFREMDSMKKVKNDNIDALMIAALIKSGRYSKAYVSEDTYQSIKSLYRHKNNLLEEMKKHKRQISTLLAVVFPEMEQVIRDPFNVTGLALLEKYPTAKHYHHASVERILKTFRGIKGNNFNEEKATKLLELAKHSVYQGNGVDERAYVIKSHIRVIKLLQEELKELENEMLKLFNQTPQLESNEEQEIMNIIDNLRTIPGVSDKTIFALISECGDLARFKNNSHFIGYLGLYPTLEQSGNKLTYGAIAKRGAKLAKKALYQAAIAAIRHNEQLNKLFLDKVSQGRAKKEAVVIVARKLAHIILAIYKNNVAYNPQRVFQASLS; encoded by the coding sequence ATGCACTATTATGTAGGTATAGATATAGCAAAAGGTTTTCATGTTGCCTGTGTGGTTAATCAAGATGATAAAGTGATAAAGAAGTCACTTAAGTTCAGCAATGATGAGAATGGCTTTAATGAGCTACTTTTACTTTTAAACTCCATTGATGAAGTATCAACCTTTACCATTGGTATGGAAGCCACTGGAATTTTCTTTGAAAATCTCTATCTTTATCTGAGTGAAAAAGGATTTAATGTACTATTACTCAATCCTTATCAAACAAATAGATTTAGAGAGATGGACAGCATGAAGAAAGTAAAAAATGACAACATTGATGCTTTAATGATAGCAGCTCTTATTAAATCAGGCAGATACTCTAAAGCCTATGTAAGTGAAGATACTTATCAGAGTATCAAATCACTCTATAGACATAAGAATAATCTACTTGAAGAGATGAAAAAGCATAAAAGACAAATCTCTACACTCTTAGCTGTGGTATTCCCAGAGATGGAACAAGTGATAAGAGATCCCTTTAATGTGACAGGCTTGGCACTTTTAGAGAAGTATCCAACTGCAAAGCATTATCATCATGCGAGTGTAGAGAGAATACTAAAAACCTTTCGGGGTATCAAAGGCAATAACTTCAATGAAGAAAAAGCTACAAAGCTTTTAGAGTTAGCCAAACACTCTGTTTATCAAGGCAATGGTGTAGATGAGAGAGCTTATGTTATTAAATCTCATATCCGAGTGATTAAGCTTCTACAAGAGGAGCTTAAAGAGCTTGAGAATGAGATGTTAAAGCTTTTTAATCAAACACCGCAACTTGAGAGTAATGAAGAGCAAGAGATTATGAATATTATTGATAATCTTAGAACCATACCAGGTGTGAGTGATAAAACCATCTTTGCTCTTATTAGTGAGTGTGGAGACTTAGCGCGATTCAAAAATAATTCTCACTTCATTGGTTATTTAGGTCTTTATCCTACACTAGAGCAATCAGGTAATAAACTCACCTACGGTGCAATCGCAAAAAGAGGTGCAAAGCTTGCTAAAAAAGCTCTCTATCAAGCCGCTATTGCTGCCATTAGGCATAATGAGCAACTCAACAAGCTTTTTCTTGACAAGGTCTCTCAAGGTAGAGCCAAAAAGGAAGCTGTTGTGATTGTTGCAAGGAAGCTTGCACATATCATTTTAGCTATATATAAAAACAATGTTGCCTATAACCCACAAAGGGTATTTCAAGCATCACTATCCTAA
- a CDS encoding DnaJ C-terminal domain-containing protein: MSKSLYETLEVSPNASESEIKKAYRKLARKYHPDVNKDPSAEEKFKEINAAYEVLSDKEKKAQYDQYGDAMFGGQNFHDFSQSQGGNVDLDEILRQMFSGGGGFGGFSGAGGGTSGFSSSGFGGGQRYQEPNLDIEANVTIPFAVAILGGSHSVSVNGERFDIKIPAGVKDGERMRVKGKGHAQNGRVGDLFLRIHVAPSPEYEREGDDLVKTIDVPLYAALFGDKISVQTLEKEIKLKIPQNTKNGQRFRVKGMGAMNRKTKQRGDLYLKANIVLPKVEDLDPELVKIMKEKLPKTV; the protein is encoded by the coding sequence ATGAGCAAATCATTATACGAAACATTGGAAGTATCTCCAAATGCAAGTGAATCAGAAATTAAAAAAGCCTACAGAAAGTTAGCCCGTAAATACCATCCGGATGTTAATAAGGATCCAAGTGCGGAAGAAAAATTTAAAGAAATAAATGCAGCCTATGAAGTGCTGAGCGACAAAGAGAAAAAAGCACAGTATGATCAGTACGGTGATGCGATGTTCGGTGGTCAGAATTTCCATGATTTTTCTCAAAGTCAGGGTGGAAATGTAGACCTTGATGAAATACTGCGTCAGATGTTTTCCGGTGGCGGCGGATTTGGAGGCTTTAGCGGTGCAGGAGGCGGAACATCCGGCTTCAGCAGTTCCGGATTTGGCGGAGGGCAACGCTACCAAGAACCAAACCTTGATATAGAAGCAAATGTAACCATCCCGTTTGCCGTAGCAATCTTAGGAGGCTCTCACTCTGTTTCTGTAAACGGCGAGCGTTTTGACATCAAAATTCCTGCCGGTGTAAAAGACGGTGAGAGAATGCGCGTCAAAGGCAAAGGCCATGCACAAAACGGCAGAGTCGGAGACCTCTTTTTGCGCATACATGTAGCACCGAGTCCGGAGTATGAGAGAGAGGGAGATGATTTAGTCAAAACTATTGATGTGCCTTTGTATGCGGCACTTTTTGGTGACAAAATATCTGTACAGACTCTGGAAAAAGAGATTAAACTTAAAATACCGCAAAATACGAAAAACGGACAGCGCTTTCGTGTCAAAGGTATGGGGGCTATGAATCGTAAAACGAAACAAAGAGGTGATTTGTATCTAAAAGCAAATATTGTATTGCCAAAAGTTGAAGATCTGGATCCTGAATTAGTAAAAATTATGAAAGAAAAATTACCAAAGACAGTATAA
- a CDS encoding heat shock protein transcriptional repressor HspR, which yields MHHYDEPVYLISIVAKILDIHPQTLRQYERENLINPSRSDGRIRLYSQRDIDKIKLILRLTRELGVNLAGVDIILNLKETIDAMEKEIAELRHEVEVVKNAHSVAPEKSLVTKKSLYEMIVFKE from the coding sequence ATGCACCATTATGATGAACCGGTCTATTTAATAAGCATTGTTGCAAAAATATTAGATATACATCCTCAAACTCTACGACAGTATGAGAGGGAAAACTTAATAAATCCATCTCGTTCTGACGGACGAATACGACTCTACTCGCAACGGGATATAGATAAAATTAAATTAATTTTGCGATTGACACGTGAACTGGGTGTGAACCTTGCAGGTGTGGATATTATTCTTAATTTGAAAGAAACAATAGATGCAATGGAAAAAGAGATAGCAGAACTTCGTCACGAAGTTGAAGTAGTCAAAAATGCACATTCTGTTGCTCCGGAAAAGTCACTTGTCACGAAAAAGAGTTTATATGAGATGATAGTTTTTAAAGAGTAG